One Purpureocillium takamizusanense chromosome 1, complete sequence genomic window carries:
- a CDS encoding uncharacterized protein (EggNog:ENOG503PUZA), which produces MAAALGGLPTSPTSEASDDISWLLDRVNTFERSPKGLMEAWQSAQQAESNSTTKVFLDQGKFAWLAYHLSKVAADQPTHFTGQTILRRKISDLEGRSLASRILTAEKLAAGLGSDVKDKIERWWTSSHRPRRTKKRRLTDRNSYQRSTSEYTRSPSPTNSTSSALAVQVQPYSPFDTCDHFAEYEHVLVNASLPETIRLFPSSLSDAIKRIPDPGNENVLVASVSMSFPNARTNFGCQMALEIMDNKIDNLARDLFDARLETTAGLRYFCLTDGAKLLPNPKFTLRGCRHDVIPVTFGPEVTSAIAASPAYQDDLKQWRGRTDCVWMVISHKANAKAELCVSMGLVEGTLIRRKLYK; this is translated from the exons ATGGCTGCTGCGTTGGGCGGTCTTCCAACCAGCCCGACAAGTGAAGCCTCTGATGACATCTCATGGCTCCTCGACCGAGTCAACACCTTCGAACGCAGCCCAAAGGGCCTGATGGAAGCCTGGCAATCAGCGCAGCAAGCTGAGTCGAATTCGACGACGAAGGTATTCTTGGACCAGGGCAAATTCGCCTGGTTGGCATATCATCTGAGCAAAGTTGCGGCAGATCAGCCAACGCACTTCACGGGCCAAACAATTTTGCGCAGGAAGATCTCGGATCTCGAAGGGAGGTCTCTAGCTTCCCGTATTCTGACTGCAGAGAAACTTGCGGCTGGGCTCGGGTCTGACGTGAAGGACAAAATCGAACGTTGGTGGACATCATCACATCGTCCACGGCGTACCAAAAAAAGGC GCTTGACAGACCGCAATTCCTATCAAAGATCTACGTCAGAATATACACGTAGCCCGTCCCCGACAAATAGTACGAGCTCTGCTCTGGCCGTACAAGTCCAGCCTTACTCGCCTTTCGACACATGTGATCACTTTGCCGAATACGAACATGTCCTGGTAAACGCGTCTCTCCCGGAAACGATACGCCTGTTCCCGTCATCTCTGTCCGATGCGATCAAGAGGATTCCTGACCCTGGGAATGAGAATGTCCTTGTTGCTTCTGTCTCGATGTCATTTCCAAACGCCCGGACCAACTTTGGATGCCAGATGGCACTAGAGATCATGGATAACAAGATAGACAACCTTGCTCGAGATTTATTTGACGCACGTTTGGAAACGACCGCTGGGCTTCGATACTTTTGCCTTACGGACGGTGCGAAATTACTACCGAATCCTAAATTTACTCTTCGAGGGTGCCGGCACGATGTCATTCCGGTAACGTTTGGTCCTGAGGTCACCAGTGCTATCGCAGCAAGTCCGGCGTACCAGGATGATCTCAAACAATGGCGGGGTCGCACCGATTGTGTCTGGATGGTCATTTCACACAAGGCAAATGCCAAGGCTGAACTTTGCGTCTCTATGGGCCTGGTCGAGGGGACTCTGATCCGACGTAAGCTGTACAAATAG